GTAAAAGGGGGTGATTACGGCTGTACGCGCGCCCTTGGCATGGATGGCCGGAGGCAATGCCCCCATGACATCACCAAGTCCACCCGTTTTGGAGAAAGGATACATTTCCGAAGTAACATAAAGAACGTCGTGCACTGGCAGGACTCCCTTTTTATTTATCGCTTGTTAACCGTTATTCCCCACGGCGGCATGTTCATGCAGCCGGAGCAGTTTTGAAGAAAAATCACTGAGTATGTCCCTATGGTCAAAGACCAGATCAGGCAGGCTGTCCAATTTAAAAAATCGTGCGCCCCCGGCATCATCCCCGGCCTGCAATGCTCCTGCGTCACGGGCCACAGCACTGTAGGTCACGCTGATGGTATGCTGGCGGTCATCCCTGCAGGGCATGGAATAAACGCCCACCAGCCCGGTCAGAACCACATCAAGCCCGGTCTCCTCTTTGGCTTCGCGCACGGCGGCGTGCTCAAGCGTCTCCCCGTAATCCACAAACCCGCCGGGCAAAGCCCAGCCCAGCGGCGGGTTATTGCGCTCAATAAGTACAACTCCAAGGGCAGGATCATAAATGACTACATCTACAGTGGGCACAGGATTGCGGTACAGGGGAATTTCTTCTCCGCAATTGGGACAGGATTTTGAACCGAGCATAAAAACAGCCTTTATCTACTAGAATAATATATTAATTTACACAGCTGAAACAACTGACAATCAGTTTCTATAAATAACGCGAATGAAATTTCATTACAAGGGAATCCGAACCTTTTTCTTAAAGTCCACAACCTTGCCATAATCAAACCGGATTCAAAATGAAAAAGGCCCCGTTGGTAATTTCCAACGAGGCCCGTTTCAGCATTTTTATCAGCAAAAGTTTGAAGGTGATTTGTTTATTGCATCAGGTGTGCCAAAACTTCAAAACAGACACAAACAATACATAATACACTGATATATCAACAATTAAACCCTGCCGACATTTACCCCGCACAGTACAAAAACAGTACAATAAATTTTACCAGCTATGCCGACAGCCTTCAAAACCGGGATCGGGGGTAAAATTTTTTTTACTGCTCTCGCGCTCACGAGTCAGCGCAATAGGATTAAAGAAATCTCACCCTATATTAAAACCAAGGCCACTCTACTCCCAAATGCAATTCGACACATCAGGCAAGGCTTGTAGCCATATTTATAATCAATAAATGTGGGTGACTTTTTGTTTTATTAGTATATGGGATCATTGATCAGTCGCGATTAGCGATGTAAATTACAAAAACTAAAGCTTATCAAAAGCCTCAGCAGCATTAAAGCTGGAACGCACAAGCGGCGCACAGAACATATGCGGTACACCCAATTTTTTCCCGTACTGCGCGTACTCATCAAACACCGATGGTTCCACATACCGTTTTACCGCCGGGTGGTCCTTTGTGGGGCGCATGTACTGGCCGATGGTGATGATGTCGCAGTTTATGGCCGCGAGATCGTCCATGACCTCATAGACCTGCTCGTCAGTTTCGCCGAGGCCGACCATGAGGCCGGATTTGGCGTGAATGTCGCTGAGCTGTTTGACTCGCTCGATGAGTTCGAGGCTTTGCTTGTAATCGGCCTGCGGGCGGATTTCCGGGTAGAGTGCGGGCGGGGTTTCCACATTGTGGTTGATCACGTCCGGCTTGACGGCGATGACGGTTTTGAGTGCATCAAGGTTGCCCTTGAAGTCCGGGATGAGCACTTCAATTTTGCACTGGGGAAGTTCGGCGCGGATGCGTTCGATGCATTCCGCAAAATGGGCCGCTCCGCCGTCAGGCAGGTCATCACGGGTAACCGAAGTGATGACCGCGTACTGCAGTTCCAGACGTTTGACCGCTTCGGCCACGCGGCGCGGTTCGTCAGCATCAAGCGGCTCGATCAAGCCCGGACAGATGTTGCAGAAGGCACAGTTGCGGGTGCAATTGTTGCCCATGATCAGAAAGGTGGCCACCTTGCGCGAAAAACAGTCCCAGCAGTTGGGGCATTTGGCGGACTGGCAAACCGTGTTTAGGTTCAGGTCTTCCAGCATTTTGCCGGTTTCGTTGAAAGTCCTTCCGGTGGGCAGCTTAACCCGCAGCCACGGCGGTATCCGTAAATATTTTTCCGAATTCTTCTCTGAAGACATTTTTTACTTCCTCGGTAGAAATTTCTGTACCCGCCTCCCGTGAAAGGGAAGTGGGGTGTGCGCCGTGCAGCCCGCAGAGGGTGATGGCCTCGAAAAGTTTCATCTCACTGGAAACATTAAATGACAAGCCGTGGTAGGTGATCCATTTTTTGACCCCGATACCGATGGAGCAGAGCTTGCCGGGACCGACCCAGACTCCGGGCCTGCCTTCGCTCCTTGCCGCCTCCACGCCGAACCGGGCCGCTGTGCGTATCGCAGTCTCTTCCATATCATGAAAGAATTTCTTGATCCCGCCGCGCCGTTTTTCAATGCGCATGACCGGGTAAACCACCAGCTGACCGGGATAATGGCAGGTAATATTGCCGCCGCGTGCGGTCTGGACCACCTCAACCCCCATCTGTTTGAGGGCCTCCTCACTGATGAGCAGGTTTTCCAGCCCGCCCTGCCGGCCCAACGTGACCACAGGAGGATGCTCCAAAAGATAGAGGGCATCGCATGCGTTACCCTCCATCACCTGACTCAATCTCTGTAATTGAATCTTTTCTGCTTCCTGATGGGGGATTAATCCTAAGTCTATAAAATCCATAAGAGTCTTTTGATGTGCTTCGCACTTTTGATGAAAAGATTTTGCCTCAGGCGGCCCTTCGGGGACCAGAGAACCCTTTGGAAAGGGTTCTCTGGACTCTCCTAAACTTTTTATTAGGGCTTCGCCGCCTTGGACGCAGAATTGATCAATCTATGACAAAATAAAAACTACTAAAACGTTTTGGGATTCTTAAACCCTTTTGGAAAAGGGTTTAAGCCGCCGGAGGCATTTCTTACTTCTTCCGCTTATCGCTTTCTCTGATAGGCAGCGGTACGATCAAAGAACCGGATTTTTCGTCCCGTTTTTCCTCTTCAGGGATGGGCATACCGATAAGTCCGCCGGGATACAAGGTTTTTGCCCCGCCTTGTGCGGAAAGCAGAATCTGCCCCTGCGCGGCACAGCCGTACTGTCCGAAACCGCCGCCATCAAGGCGAAAGGATTCAGATACCGCACGGATGAGCATTT
This genomic interval from Desulfovibrio sp. JC010 contains the following:
- the lipB gene encoding lipoyl(octanoyl) transferase LipB gives rise to the protein MDFIDLGLIPHQEAEKIQLQRLSQVMEGNACDALYLLEHPPVVTLGRQGGLENLLISEEALKQMGVEVVQTARGGNITCHYPGQLVVYPVMRIEKRRGGIKKFFHDMEETAIRTAARFGVEAARSEGRPGVWVGPGKLCSIGIGVKKWITYHGLSFNVSSEMKLFEAITLCGLHGAHPTSLSREAGTEISTEEVKNVFREEFGKIFTDTAVAAG
- the lipA gene encoding lipoyl synthase; the encoded protein is MSSEKNSEKYLRIPPWLRVKLPTGRTFNETGKMLEDLNLNTVCQSAKCPNCWDCFSRKVATFLIMGNNCTRNCAFCNICPGLIEPLDADEPRRVAEAVKRLELQYAVITSVTRDDLPDGGAAHFAECIERIRAELPQCKIEVLIPDFKGNLDALKTVIAVKPDVINHNVETPPALYPEIRPQADYKQSLELIERVKQLSDIHAKSGLMVGLGETDEQVYEVMDDLAAINCDIITIGQYMRPTKDHPAVKRYVEPSVFDEYAQYGKKLGVPHMFCAPLVRSSFNAAEAFDKL
- a CDS encoding NUDIX hydrolase, which gives rise to MLGSKSCPNCGEEIPLYRNPVPTVDVVIYDPALGVVLIERNNPPLGWALPGGFVDYGETLEHAAVREAKEETGLDVVLTGLVGVYSMPCRDDRQHTISVTYSAVARDAGALQAGDDAGGARFFKLDSLPDLVFDHRDILSDFSSKLLRLHEHAAVGNNG